The following coding sequences lie in one uncultured Mailhella sp. genomic window:
- the lpxB gene encoding lipid-A-disaccharide synthase gives MKTLWINAGEISGDLQGGALLAALREITPKDALRVVGMGGDNLARAGQENLLRVEELSVMGIVEVLTSLPRIFGLLRRIRREMERIRPDAVLLIDAPEFNFRVAKIARALNIPVYYFIPPKVWAWRTGRVKFLKEHVRRIFSILPFEVDFYRAHGMDVTYVGNPLVDLVDYASIKDVSPVPHRIGLMPGSRRKEVDSLMPAFAGAAALLTKKFPDLEFHCIRSSNFSEEHLRSLWHCNAPLVMHDGADRYRLMRSFQCILAASGTATLETGLAGVPTLVAYKVSPLSYQIALRVIKVKWISLTNLIMNRTVFPEHIEKDADPEPMARRVADWLEHLEKLESIVRDLEELRERCGRPGSAHRAAEALARELF, from the coding sequence ATGAAGACACTGTGGATCAATGCCGGTGAAATTTCCGGCGACCTTCAGGGCGGCGCGCTGCTTGCCGCTCTGCGCGAAATCACGCCGAAGGACGCGCTGCGCGTCGTGGGCATGGGCGGCGACAATCTGGCCCGCGCCGGTCAGGAAAATCTGCTGCGCGTGGAAGAGCTTTCCGTCATGGGCATTGTGGAAGTGCTGACCAGTCTGCCGCGCATCTTCGGACTTCTGCGCCGCATCCGCCGGGAAATGGAACGCATCCGGCCGGACGCCGTGCTGCTCATCGACGCGCCGGAATTTAACTTCCGCGTGGCGAAGATAGCCCGTGCCCTGAACATTCCCGTCTATTATTTCATTCCGCCCAAGGTGTGGGCCTGGCGCACGGGCCGCGTGAAATTCCTGAAGGAACACGTGCGCCGCATTTTCTCCATCCTGCCCTTTGAGGTGGATTTCTACCGCGCCCACGGCATGGACGTGACCTATGTGGGCAATCCGCTGGTGGATCTTGTGGATTACGCGTCCATCAAGGACGTCTCCCCCGTTCCGCACCGCATAGGGCTCATGCCCGGCAGCCGCCGCAAGGAAGTGGATTCCCTCATGCCGGCCTTTGCGGGCGCGGCCGCGCTGCTAACGAAGAAGTTTCCCGATCTGGAATTTCACTGCATACGCTCCTCGAACTTTTCCGAAGAGCATCTGCGCTCGCTCTGGCACTGCAACGCGCCCCTCGTGATGCACGACGGCGCAGACCGCTACCGCCTCATGCGCTCGTTTCAGTGCATTCTTGCGGCATCGGGCACGGCCACGCTGGAAACGGGCCTTGCGGGCGTGCCCACGCTGGTGGCCTACAAGGTGTCCCCGCTCTCGTATCAGATTGCCCTGCGCGTCATCAAGGTGAAGTGGATCAGCCTGACCAACCTCATCATGAACCGCACCGTGTTTCCCGAGCACATCGAAAAGGACGCCGACCCCGAACCCATGGCGCGACGCGTGGCAGACTGGCTCGAACACCTCGAAAAGCTGGAGAGCATCGTGCGCGACCTGGAAGAGCTCCGCGAACGCTGCGGCAGGCCCGGCAGCGCGCATCGCGCGGCCGAAGCGCTGGCGCGGGAACTTTTCTGA